The region AAGCAGAGGTTCCAAAGGTCGATGATAAACCAGGTTTGAGTGGGCGTGTGCCTGAAGTGCCGACTTGGTGGGGCGAGGATGAGGCTTGTTGTGTATTGGGTGATTTTGAGGTTCTGTCACTTGAGTCTCTTCCAGTGAAGTGTCGTAAGCTCGGGGGTTCCTTTGAAGACGTGATCTATCTAGTGGATAGTGAAGATAAAGCCTGAGAGCATTTTCACTTGGGGGGTCTGAGAGTATTCGCATTGAACTTCTTTCATTTCAGTTTTGGTTACACGTACTATCATTATGGCtttgttattttatttcagATGTAATAGATCAACCACTTTTGTACTCGGTTTGATAATTTTCACACATGGGTGTGAGTACTGTTTCTTTAATTAAATGCAAGTATTATTTATGTTATTCGATTCTTTGTATTTAGACGTTTCAAATTAAACGCGCGTACggtttattaaaatttaatgtttAAGAGTTTTTCGCAaaatgaacctttgtcattaattaaagattaataattgaatcgacgaaaattctttacgaaaattgtgACGTTTGGATTATTGTGTGACGCTctagaaatcggggcgttacacccgAGATCTCGTCCCCCGCGCAGTCCCAAACCGCATCCTTTATCTCTTGAAGATCCTTCACATAATAGAGCATTATCAGCCACATATAGAGTTTTGAAAGGGATGCCATCAATATTTGGTCGGCACCGCTCCTCTTCTTTAAACCTAGTTTCAAAGAAAGCTTTCACTATACTCTTGTTCTCAGTTGGACTTGTCTCCCATCTTCCGTTGACCTCCAACCCAATTAGATTGTTTGTGCGCCTTCGCCAATTGACACAAGAATGAAAGAAGCGGGTATTTTGGTCACCCTCCTTTATCCATTTGAATCTAGATTTTTGACACAACAATGACTCTTTATTTCGGGCCACCCTCCAATATTCAGTAAGAATATCCTTGACCTTGGCTAGCTCCTCCACATAAAGACCATTCTCTTCATTCTTCTTGTCCAGGCTTACGATCTCCTCAAATAGCTCCTTTCCACTCTTGTTAACGTCATCGAAAACATCCATATTCCACTCCTTCAACCTAGCTTTCAAGCGCTTTATTAGCTTCTCTTTGAGGGCAAAGGCACCCGACCCAACCCAAGAACATGGAGCTCACCCCATTCTTTCTCAACAAAGCACGCAAACCTAGGGTATTTATGCCAGCAGTTCAAAGTTCCAAAAGGCTTGGGGCCCAATCTTGGGCCGAGCACTTCATGATGAGTGGGCACTGATCTGATAGCTCCCTCTCAGGCACAAATTGAGCACAATCTAGCTAGGACAACACCCACTCTGTAGTCACCAAGAACCTGTCCAACCTACTCAGAGCTTGACCATTCGGTCGGAACCAAGTGAAGCGACGACCCAATATAGGAATATCTGACAATTCCATGGCATAGATAAAGGAGTTGAAGTCCTCCATCATATCTCCCTTCTATCCTGCATACCTGCTTCTGATAGTCCCCTTCTTTCCTCTAGTCTGTAATAGAACCCCATCAGTGCATTATATATCATCTAACAATTTCAAAAATGGGATACAAATAGCATGAAACTAAAGTTTATattgaattttaatttattcACACTTCTAAGAATCTCATTTTCACTTGTTCTTTTTTATctatgtttctttcttttctatcaCATCATAAATCCTatctctcattttatttttctttttttctttacttGATCTCTtagatactccctccggtcctatttataaccaacaaaaaaaaattcacatagtttaagaaatgtagttaaactagataaaatgcattaaatttgtcttaaattaaaatgaacttccaaaattaccctttgttattagtgttggaaagtggaaaagaaagagaataattaatgagacacattttacaagttagaattaataagggcatcattggaaaaaattaattaatatagctcaaactttcatttggtttttataaaaaggaccaagatttttcttctctttcatgcttataaatagaacCGGAGGGAGtagaagtaaaaataaattgTGAACAAACACTTATTAACGTCTATTACGCACTACAAATTTACCATGCAATaaaaaaactttctttttgttgAGTGTCACCATGGTGGTTATGTCTAtcaattatttttgttttacgCATGTAGCAAGAGAATTAATCCGGAAATATAATAAGTTCTAAAAGTATAAACACTGGTTTATTTGTATATTTCTAAactattataaattaaaatgtaaTCGTTGAAAGTTGATAGGTGGATGACGCATAGTCTTATCGATGCATGATGGCACCGACCTCAGCATGTTTAGCCGCCTGCCTAACCCTcatgtattgatatatgatatatccATTTCATGATGTGTCATTCCAACATGTAAAACATTCAACCCACGACATGGAATTGGTGGTACGTAAGCTTTGAGGTCAACTTCTTAGCGCAACTTTCCGGAGTCTCGTGATTTAATATCAATCCAGAGACTAAATTAAAGTGGAATTTTAGACGCCATTGATTTACTTATACCCGAATTAATAATTAGTAGCGTGGATAATCTAATATTCTCTCCTACACACGCTACACATTACACGTCAATATGTTGATCTTTGAAAGAAACTGTAGCTAGCTAGGCTATGTTTGCTTTGGTATTTTgtatatatatagcaagaaCTGAGTACACTACATATACTACAAGTCAAAAGTTAAGGTTTTAAAATATGCAATTCAAATTACAGATCTGTGTAGTACAGATTTTCCAaacattaatatttatatttgtaaaaTTTGACTACTTGGTTCAGATTGAGAAAAGGGAAGATATTTTGAACTGCAATTACCTCCTAAACTAATCTTGTACTTTCTACCTGCGAGTTGACAttatttgcaatttttttttataatcgtTTTGTCGATGGTGAACCCATGCATACTCTGCATAATACTTTTGAGACTAGGCAAAGGCAAGTAAAATAAGAATTCATCTTTCATAATGATCTGAAGTTTGATGCAATTTGAATTGTGCATTTTTTTTCATGCAGCATGCATTATTATGAATGATAATGTTCCAACTGGCATCATTTGAgactatttaaaaatttataaaaaaatgaatataatgTCTCTAAACCAGGTGTTGAAGTGTGTGCTTAGGGATGAGTCACTTTGGCGTCATTCCTTACAGCAACGGTTGCACCAGCCTGCTGCTAGCGTTTCCGTAGTGGATAGTGGCACACAAATGGTGGTTCTTCTTACTGTGGATGGCAGCTGGGATCCCCGGACAGGTCGCATGGAGTGTGCAGCTGTGATTAGAGAACACACTGGTCGTTGGTTAACGACGATTTTACGGAGTTTTGACCATGGCAGCGCTTTCTTGGCTGAGCTCTTGGCGATGGAACTTGGCCTTCTACACGCAATGGATAATGGATACAGGTCATTCGAATGCTTGACAGATTGTGCTCAAGTTGTGATTGCCATTCAATCAGGGAGGGATGTTGCGAATTTCTGAGATTGAGAAGCTATTAAGCGTGTGCGTGAGCTAATGACTAAGTTTCAGGGTGCCCAACTGGTTCAGATTGATAGAACTAGGAATAACACGACAGATTGTCTAGCAAGGGAAGCCTGCAGGAATGGATCGCCAGTTCAAGTGTGGAGGAACCCGCCCTTATTTGTTTATGCATCACTGTTCTAAAATGCTATTAGTTAGCTTTTTGTTGTCGTTAATTTTCCTCTAACCAAAAATACTATTACATATATCACatgatgaaaaattgaaaagtttcaAATTCAGATGTGTTTGGCGAATTGATTACAATTAAACTCCTTGTCATAAAATTCTTAcgtattaataatttaaatgtaCCCTGTTTGGTAAGCAGTTCATATCATTGACATAACCAGACAATATCACATATATTGTAcggcattttttatttttaaactaaTGAACTAATATGCGTCACTTTTTAAAACTAAACATTTAAAAGGGCATGAAAACATAAGATTACAtatcataatttttatttattggaTGACATATAgcatgttagttttttttttttaaaaaaagacatATTAAAAGACATAGACATTACCAGTGAGAAATCCATGTAATTTACTAAACATCAATAGtagtatttaaaataaaaaattgaaatatttgcaaaaaaaaaaaaacactagtgtGAAATGTGTGATTCATTATTGAAAAAGTGCTGATAAAAAATTACCAGCTGCACTTACGAAAGGTAAGCAAATCATATATACAAACGACGTCGTTAACGCCAAACCAGAAGCACAAAATTCAATCACGCACACTGAAACCAAAGCTACATGTATCTTCTACCTAACACTAGTGAGGAATAGTTACAAACCGTTATTCAACGCGCCACGTCACCACTCCAACGACTATTCAAAATACTGGCCCCACCAAATTACCTATCAGTAGGGCCCACTCGTCGCAGCCACCGAATTCTAATGAGACAACTGGATTTCACATTCACCTACTCCCCACGACTCAGACCGCCTCCCAGACGCGAACCGGTTCATAGAACCCAAACCGGCCGGTTCAGTCCTAACCGACTCCTCAAACGACGTGTCGGTCCGGCTCACCGTGCTTCCACCCCGCGCTTTCCTGCTAttgctcctcttcttcttcgttAACGAATCCCCGGAACATGGTTCAGGTTTCTGAACCGGTTTCCCTCTCCCACCAGACCGGAAAATAGCACAAACGCTCGCGAAAAAACCGGATTTCTTTTTCTGGCTCCGGTTCGATTTTTGCCTCACGAAGGTTGTTGCTGCGGCGGCGGAGACGGATGTGGTGGAGGAGATCGATCGCTGACGTGTCCTCAACCGGCGATTCCGATCACGCTTGGACCTAACTCTCCCTATGCAGGAGACTTTTGGTGACAGAGGCTCAATCACGACGGTGTCGGATTTGCTTCTAACCGACGCGCTCCGCTTCGGGAACAGCCTCGCGTTACAcgggtggtggtggttgcggCGGTTTCTGACGTCGTTGAAGGAAGCTTTCTGAGATTTAGGAAGGCCGATGATGGCGGCTTTAGGATGATGCTTCAAATTCTTAGAGAATCGCTGAGAGTTGGAGTTGGATCCAGGATTCGTTGAAGTGATGGAGGAGTTTCCCCTGGTGGATTCGTTCCGCTCGTAGACGACGGCGTTGCGGTCCCACCAGTCGTACTCCGCATCGCCGGAGAGCCAGAACGATGCTGGCGGCGAGTCTATATGATGAGGCGGCTCAGGTTCGTCGGTGAGAGGCTCGCAGGCGATTTTCCGGTCGGTGGAGCCGCCGGCGCAGGCTGAAACCAGCGTTTCTAAATCAACTTGTGGCGCCATTATTgttgaagagagagaaagtaggtTGTTGAATTGAGTTGAGTCGTGGTGGTTTACGTGTTGTATTTATATGAAGGATTGGCCAAATTGGATGAAAATGAATGAATATTCGATTGCTATCGTTTTTGTTCTAGAGGAAGGAAAAGGTTCTTTGGGATTTGTTTGCTCGTCAAAAGAATACGAAAGCAATGTCAAAGCAAAAGGTATTTGATATGAATATAATAATGTGCTACAATACAACACAGGTGGGGACATGGTTTGGTTTGCAATTTCATGGTTTGGTTCAGAGTTGTTTCGTGCTGGTTCTAAGTTCTAACTACTAGTAGTATCTATTGGAGAAAAAACTACTACTTACTACTATTCTGCTTttacctttcttttcttttaataaaaaattatatgttaTGTGTCGTATATGTGAGTTATGTAGAAAGGAGAGAAAAGTGATAAAttgatatatttatatgtaattggaaaaaaaaaaaatctgtcaTGAGGTGTTACGCTATTTGGTAAACTATGAATCATTATCCACATCAAATGGCTCACCTAGCGGCTAGCCGTATGCTATTTGCTTGGTTAACTAGTGTTGCTTCAttctaagaaattaaacatTCATAAAAGGTATACGATGATCATGATCGATGGGTAAAGTTTAGTATTTTTAGTACTCCCTCCTTTCTTGATATAAGAATTAACTATTTAGTTTTTTCTCTTTGAGAAAATTATTTAGTTTAGTTagatatattaaatttattctcaaataCGGTTGAATTTCTTAAATTTCTCACTACTTTAGCGCCAACCcttactttattttttataaatagaaAAATGTTCTGAGGGTCGTCATAGAACTACTGATGACTAAGACATTGGTAATCCTTCCATTTTATGATGACCAAGACTCCATCAGAAATTGGCAAGAATTCTTGTAGTCAAAGTTATAAACTTCTCAACCCTTACCACATGATTTTGTAGTCACTCTATTTTTCGATTCGACTATTATTGAGTTGTTTTATTAACTtttaaagtagaaaaaaaaaaggagaacaCCATGTTAGTGGAAGAAAGCACTGGTTTACCACATGTTGGTGCAAATTGGTCACGGGGTCATGTTGCCTCCAGCACCTTGGCTTGCGTTATTGTAGTTTTTGAATTAGATAGGCTCTGGGCCGGCCCTgagcctgtgcaagcaggcccacagcccagggcctccaaaaagaaggggccccaaaataaaaaatttcatgaaacgtttataataaaaaaacgcTAAATTATTAAAGTAAGAGATGTCAGTACTGTTGGCAACATTAAGGCTAGTTATAACCTCTCCTCCCTTAGTGCCCAAGTTCGAATTTGACTTGCTACATTTTGTatgatgtttttaaaattttatattttaaacatTTATATAACGGAATTAGTGACGGAAACTTTCGTCACAAAAGTAGCGACGAATTATCTGCTAAATTTCTTAAATACGTGTAAcatatttttgaatttgttgatgctatttacaatttaaatagataatgttctttaaaaaaacttattagGAGTCCATTTTATTATTTgctcagggcctccaaaatgtcgggaccggccctagATAGGCTGGTCCCTTCTCTATTGTTGTGAGGATTGTGGGAGGTGGAAGTGTATTACCCTCCCTGCC is a window of Lotus japonicus ecotype B-129 chromosome 5, LjGifu_v1.2 DNA encoding:
- the LOC130717179 gene encoding uncharacterized protein At1g76070 — its product is MAPQVDLETLVSACAGGSTDRKIACEPLTDEPEPPHHIDSPPASFWLSGDAEYDWWDRNAVVYERNESTRGNSSITSTNPGSNSNSQRFSKNLKHHPKAAIIGLPKSQKASFNDVRNRRNHHHPCNARLFPKRSASVRSKSDTVVIEPLSPKVSCIGRVRSKRDRNRRLRTRQRSISSTTSVSAAAATTFVRQKSNRSQKKKSGFFASVCAIFRSGGRGKPVQKPEPCSGDSLTKKKRSNSRKARGGSTVSRTDTSFEESVRTEPAGLGSMNRFASGRRSESWGVGECEIQLSH